The following DNA comes from Candidatus Poribacteria bacterium.
TCATCTCCAATCCTGAAAAACTGAAGGTAGAGAAAAATGCGACGAAAAAAAGCGGTGTGAGCGGCGATTTTAAAGTTGTCTGACGAAATATCTCACGCGGAGAGATCCATTCATGCCGATCTTCGAGTGCCTTGCCTGTAAGACCTTTCTGGAGTGATTCTGGTAGTAAAACAAGGGCGAAGAGAAAAGTGAGCAGGGATAGACCACCAGCGACAAAGAACGGCATATCGTGGCTGCCCATGACCCCACCGATCGCCGGTCCGAGAATGAAACCGAGTCCCATCGCCGCGCCCATTAACCCCATACCTCTGCCGCGTTCCTCTGATGTGGTTATGTCGGCAACATAAGCCATGACGCTCGGTAGCACCGCCGCTGAAGCGATACCGGCTGCACTACGTGCAATGAAAAGCCATGCGTAATCCTTTGCCAACCCGAAACCGATTAAGGCAGCAGCATTCCCAAGCAATCCAAGTAGAATCGCCGGTTTTCTACCGTGTTTATCCGATAACCTACCCCAGATGGGTGCAAACAGCAGCTGCATCCCGGAATAGATGGACATTAATATCGCGATTTCAGTGGTGGTTGCTCCAATCTCTTTGGCGTAATAGGCGAGGTTCGGAATGATGATGCCAAACCCAAGCATCACGAAGAATAGGGTTAAGAACAGGAGAAGTAGTTTTGATTTTTCCATCTAAGATGAACGCGAGAATC
Coding sequences within:
- a CDS encoding MFS transporter — its product is MEKSKLLLLFLTLFFVMLGFGIIIPNLAYYAKEIGATTTEIAILMSIYSGMQLLFAPIWGRLSDKHGRKPAILLGLLGNAAALIGFGLAKDYAWLFIARSAAGIASAAVLPSVMAYVADITTSEERGRGMGLMGAAMGLGFILGPAIGGVMGSHDMPFFVAGGLSLLTFLFALVLLPESLQKGLTGKALEDRHEWISPREIFRQTTLKSPLTPLFFVAFFSTFSFSGLEMTFPLFIEDKWDYGEREMGWMFMIMGAIVVPLQGGLLGRLINKFGERRIVLTGLLLNALGMALLLAAYSFASLTLYLTLTGIGNQLIRPTNTSWISKQTQIGQGAAIGIMDAFLSLGRILGPLLGGWLYAKEAYPYAVLAGILVIATLCLYIPLRRIRDDVEHAS